The Arcobacter porcinus sequence TATAGAAGAGAATTTAATAGATTTTATCTCTTTAGATTTTAAATCTACAAAAGATAAATTTGAAAACATAACTCAAAGAAAATCATCTTTGTATGATTGTTTTATAAAAACTCTTACATATTTGATTAAAATAGAGTTCTCATTTGAATTAAGAACTACATTTAATGGAACACTTCTAAACGAAGATGATATAAATGAAATGATAAAAATAGCTTACAATTTAGGATATAAAAATAGTTTTTATATTCAAAACTTTTTACAAACAGATTCAAATATTGGAAATATAGATAAAAATATAGAGATAAATAGAGATAGAATAGTAAAAAATCTATTAAAAATTGAATATAGATAATATAAAAGTAAAACCACAAAATAAGTAATAACTTGTTAATATATTGTTTCTAAAAATTTTAAGGAACTATTTTGAATAAACTTTATTACTCTTATGAAATGTGCAAAGAAGATACAAAAAAATTAACAAATCTTATAAAAACTTTTGAAAGTGATGCACTTTTAGGTGTTGCAAGAGGTGGTTTGACTCTTACTCATCTTATAGCTCAAGCTCTAAATCAAAGAGATGTTTTTACAATAAACTCAATATCTTATGAAAGAAAATCTCAAAAAAATAGTGTTGATATCTTTAATATTCCAGATTTAAGTGAATATAAAAGAGTTTTGATTTTAGATGATATTGTTGATAGCGGAAAGACAATGAAAGCTATTTTGGAGCTTCTAAAAGAGAAATATCCAAATACAGAGTTTAAACTAGCAACTCTTTTTTATAAACCAACAGCTTTAATAAAACCTGATTTTTATATACATAAAACAGATGTTTGGATTGAGTTTTTTTGGGAAGTTGATATTCAAATTTAAAAAAGGATAAGAAATGATTTATGATAAAAGAGCTAGAAACTTTTTAGCAGTTTCTAGTTTAATGATGGCAAGTGCAATAATTTTAGGTGCTTTTGGTGCTCATGGATTAAAAAAAATAATAAGTCCAGAGATGCTGGTTGTTTTTCATACAGGAGTTGAATATCAATTTTATAACACTTTTGGACTATTTTTTGTAACTTTTTTAACAATTCTAAGACCAAATAATAATAAATTAAAAGTTGTTCAATATCTTATTTTAATAGGGACTTTGATTTTCTCTTTTTCATTGTATTTTCTTACAATTTTAAATATGCCAGTTTTAGGAGCAATAACTCCTATTGGTGGAACTTTACAAATAATTGCATATATTCTTTTAATGTATGCAATTTTAAAAGATAATAAATAAGCAAAGCTTTGTTTTCAAAGTTTTAGAAATAATTTAAAAAAGGAGAAAATAAAAATGGCAGTAAAAGAGCATTCATTAGATATTTCAGCAAAATTAGATCTTCAAGAGATGAAAAATGCTGTAATTCAAGCTCAAAAAGAGATTGATAATAGATATGATTTTAAAGGAATACCAAAAGATATTGATTTAAATATTGGTGCAAAAACTCTTACAATGACTAGTTCAAGTGATAATAAAGTTGATGCAATGTTAGATATTATGATTGCAAAAATGAATAAAAGAGGAATTAGTATAAATTCTCTTGAAGAGATAAGAAAAGAGGATAGCAGTGGTGGAAATAGAAAATATAGCTATAAAATCATTGATAGCATAGAAAAAGATGAAGCAAAAAGAATCCAAACAGAGATTAAAAATCTAAAAATCAAAGTAAGTGCTGTAAATCAAGGAGATAGTATAAGAGTAACTGGAAAAAATATTGATGATTTACAAACAGTTATGAAACATTTAAGATCTTTAGATCTAAAAGCACCATTGGTTTTTGATAATTTTAAATAAGGAAAAACTTTGCAAAATATCATAAGTGATATAAAAACTGAAGAGCTAAAAGAGTCAAACTATATAAAACCTATAAAAGTAAAATTTACTCAAAATGGAGTAAAAAAAACTTGGGAAGCTGTAAGAAGCCATGATAGTGTATCAATTCTTATATATCATACACAAAAAAAATCTTTTGTGCTTGTAAAACAGTTTAGAGTTCCTGTTTATTTAAATGATAAAAATGTAACTTTTACTTATGAACTTTGTGCTGGACTTGTAGATAAGGATATGAGTTTAGAACAAATTGCTTCTGAAGAGATTGATGAAGAGTGCGGATATAAAGTAGATGCAAAAAATCTTATTAAAATCACATCGTTTTTTACAAATGTTGGGATAAGTGGAGCAAAACAGCACTTATATTTTGCAAAAGTTGATGAAAGTATGAAAATCCACAGTGGTGGTGGAATAAATGATGAACAAATAGAGTTATACTTTTTAGAAAAAGATGATATTGATAATTTTATTTTTGATGAAAATAAAGCAAAAACTCCAGGTCTTATGTTTAGTCTTTATTGGTTTTTAAAAAAAGAGAAAGAGCTAAAAATATAGATGAAATATATTTTTGTTTTACTATTTTTATTCTTATCTTTGTTTGCAAATGAACAAGATAGCTTACTATTTATTACAAAACCAGAATATGGAAAGATGTTATATGAAAACCCAAGAGGAATAGGGTGTAACACTTGTCATGGAGATAAAGCTGAAGGTAAAAAAATAGTTCAATTTAAGCATATCTATAAAGAAGATAAATATCTTTGTACTTTATATACTCCAAATATAAAAGAGGTAAGTTATGAAACTTTTAAAGATAAAGTAAATCAAAGAAAAAATAGGAAAAAAAGCTTCAAAGATGATGAAATTTGTGAGAAGCTTATTTACAACTCAAATATAATGCCTACATATCATCTCACAGAAGAAGAGATAGAATCAATTTATTACTATATAAAAAGTATAAAAAAATAATTTTTATTGATAATTTATTAATTTTTTAATATAATAAATTAATTTACCTAAGGAAAACAGAATATGAAAAAAATGACTATTAATTTAAGATTTACATTAATAAATCTATTTTTTACACTACTAGCTTTAGTTATAGGGTATTTAATTTTAAATAGCTATAAAAATAGTTTAGAAGATAATGTATATGAAGATGTAGTTAAAGATTTACAAAACTTAAATGATATAAGAGTTGGTGCTAAACTTGATGTTGGAATATCAAATGCTATTTCAATAGTAAATGATTCAAATATTCAAGATGCTTTGCTTTATCAAGATAGAAAACTTGCAATAAATTCTATTGAATCTTTAAGTAAAAATATGAAGGAATCTACACCTTTTAAAAATATAAGAATTCATCTTCACACAAGAGATAATCACTCTTTCTTAAGATCATGGAATATAGATAGTTTTGGTGATGATTTGAGTTCATTTAGAGCAAGTGTTGTTGAAGTAAATAAAAATAAAAAAGCTATAAATGGTTTTGAAATTGGAAATGCTGGATTAGAGCTAAGAGCTGTTGTTCCTGTATTTAAAGGTTCAACTCATGTAGGTTCTATAGAATTTATGCAAGGATTAAACTCTATTGCAAAAGATTTTAAAGATGACAATAGAGCATATATACTTTTAATGGATACAAAATTAGCAACAGCAAATTATGATAAAGATAAACTACTAAATGGATATTTGATTTCTCAAAATTTTGTAGATGAAGCTTTTTTAAAAGATGCAAAAGGGATTGATTTTAAAAAATTATTTAAAGACAATTATCTAGTTTCAAAAAACTATTTTTATACATATAAAGAGATAGTTGATTTTCAAGGTAAAAAATTAGGAATTACTCTTCTTGCTGAACCAATTAAACATGTAGAACATGCTATTGAACAAGCATCAAAAATAGTATATGTAGCTTTAATCATTCTTGTATTAGCTCTTATTGGAACTATGATTGCTTCATTAATCTCTATGAAAAGAAGTATTATTAAACCTATAACTAATCTTAAAAAATCGATAGAATCTATAAAAAACAATTCAAAGAATGCAACAAGAATAGAGATAGATTCAGAAGATGAAATAGGTGAAGTTGTAAATAGCTTTAATAGTTATTTAGACTCTATTGAAGAGGGAATTAGAAAAGATCAAATTGTTATTGATGAGACAAAAAACATTATTGAAAAAGTTAATGCAGGACTATATAATGATAGTGTAAAAGGAAAAGCAAACTCTTCAAGAGTAAATTCACTTGTAAGTGAAATAAATGAAATGATAGGAAAAACTCAATCAAATCTAACACAAGTAAGTGATGCTTTAGTTGCATTATCTCATGCAAAATTTGATTATAAAGTTCCAGATATAAAAAATACAACAGGTATTATAGCTTCTTTATTAAGTGGGATAAGAGTTACTCAATCAAGTATAAATGAGATTATGTGTTTAATTGATAAATCAACTATTGAGCTTACACAAAGTTCATCAGAGCTTGAAAAAGCTTCAAAAGTATTAAGTGAATCATCTAATATTCAAGCAGCTTCTTTAGAAGAAACAGCTGCTGCTATTGAAGAGATTAGTGCAACAATAACAAGAAGTAGTCAAAATGCTACAAATATGGCAAAACAAGCAACAAATGTTACTGAATCAACAAATCAGGGATTAGCACTAGCAGAGCAAACAGCTATTTCAATGGATGAGATAAATAAAGAAGTTTCAGAGATAAATGAAGCAATAAGTGTAATTGATAATATTGCATTCCAAACAAATATTTTAAGTTTAAATGCAGCTGTTGAAGCTGCAACTGCTGGAGAAGCTGGAAAAGGGTTTGCTGTTGTTGCACAAGAAGTAAGAAATCTTGCAAATAGAAGTGCAGAAGCAGCAAATGAGATTAAATTAATTGTTGAAAAAGCAACTTTAAAAGCTAGAGAAGGTAAAAATACTACAAATAGAATGATTGATGGATTTAATGAACTTCATGAAAGTATTAATATTACAATAGGCTTAATTGAAGATGTTTCAACAGCAAGTAAAGAACAACAACAAGCTATGGAACAAATTACTTCTACTGTAAATAGTTTAGATCAAGCAACTCAAAAGAATGCAAGTCTTGCTTCAAATATAAGTGAAATGGCAATTCAAACTTCAAAATTAGCTTTAAATTTAAATGAAACTATACATCAAACATCTTTTGATAAAGAGGCATATAAAAGAATTTGTGATACAAGTATGATTATTGATATAAATAAGTTAAAATCAGACCATATTGTATTTAAAAATAATAATTTTGCTGCTTGTAAAGAGGGTCATGTTTGTACAGTTACAAATTCAAAAGAGTGCAATTTGGGTAAATGGATATTTGCAAATAGTAATAAAAGTTTTGCTAAAACTCCTGAGTGGGAAAAATTAAATAAAGCTCATGATTTAGTACATAGTTTAGTTCAAGAGACTATTGTTTTATATTCAAAATCAAAACCAAATAGCGAAATATTTAAAGTAACAAATGAGATAGAAGAAAATACACAAATTGTATTTGAAATGTTAAATAAAGTAAGAGAGATTAACTGTAATAACTAAATCATTATAAATTTTAAAGAATAATTTGTTATTATTATTTTCAAATTTAAAAAAAGAGTTATAATGAAAAAAGTATTAAGAAAAAATATAAATGCAAAAGCACTTTTTATAAGCGATGATAAGAGTATAGAGAGTGAGTTTCAAAATGAGTTTAAAGAATTAATTATATTAAATAATAAATTATTTTCATCATTAAATGATATTGAGAATAGTGATATAATTATTTTAGATTTTGATCTAAAAAAAGATTTCATAAATGAAATAATGGAACTTATAGCTAAAAAATTAGCTTTTGTTCCAATTATTGCAATTGGTTCTAAACAAAGTGAAGAAGTATTAGAAAGAGCTATAAACTTAAAAGCATATACTTTCCTTGCAAAACCATATATAAAGAGTCAACTAGGACTTTCTATTCTAATGTGTTTAAATCAAACACAAAGATCTGATAAATTTAAATTAAGTGAAGGTATTTACTATGATAAATACAAAGATCAATTTTTTGATAAATCAAATACAATGATCGAGTTCACAAGACTTGAAAAAGGTTTTTTAAAACTATTAATTGATAGATTAGATGAAATGACTGATTATGATATGATTCAAGAAGAGGTTTGGAAAGGTAAAAAGATGTCAATTTTTACTATGAGAAATATTGTAAATAAAATTAGAATAAAAACTTATTATGATATTATCAAAAATCATTCAGGAAGAGGTTATACAATTGACCTTAGTAACTATTC is a genomic window containing:
- a CDS encoding phosphoribosyltransferase — encoded protein: MNKLYYSYEMCKEDTKKLTNLIKTFESDALLGVARGGLTLTHLIAQALNQRDVFTINSISYERKSQKNSVDIFNIPDLSEYKRVLILDDIVDSGKTMKAILELLKEKYPNTEFKLATLFYKPTALIKPDFYIHKTDVWIEFFWEVDIQI
- a CDS encoding DUF423 domain-containing protein, translated to MIYDKRARNFLAVSSLMMASAIILGAFGAHGLKKIISPEMLVVFHTGVEYQFYNTFGLFFVTFLTILRPNNNKLKVVQYLILIGTLIFSFSLYFLTILNMPVLGAITPIGGTLQIIAYILLMYAILKDNK
- a CDS encoding YajQ family cyclic di-GMP-binding protein, encoding MAVKEHSLDISAKLDLQEMKNAVIQAQKEIDNRYDFKGIPKDIDLNIGAKTLTMTSSSDNKVDAMLDIMIAKMNKRGISINSLEEIRKEDSSGGNRKYSYKIIDSIEKDEAKRIQTEIKNLKIKVSAVNQGDSIRVTGKNIDDLQTVMKHLRSLDLKAPLVFDNFK
- a CDS encoding NUDIX domain-containing protein, whose protein sequence is MQNIISDIKTEELKESNYIKPIKVKFTQNGVKKTWEAVRSHDSVSILIYHTQKKSFVLVKQFRVPVYLNDKNVTFTYELCAGLVDKDMSLEQIASEEIDEECGYKVDAKNLIKITSFFTNVGISGAKQHLYFAKVDESMKIHSGGGINDEQIELYFLEKDDIDNFIFDENKAKTPGLMFSLYWFLKKEKELKI
- a CDS encoding c-type cytochrome; protein product: MKYIFVLLFLFLSLFANEQDSLLFITKPEYGKMLYENPRGIGCNTCHGDKAEGKKIVQFKHIYKEDKYLCTLYTPNIKEVSYETFKDKVNQRKNRKKSFKDDEICEKLIYNSNIMPTYHLTEEEIESIYYYIKSIKK
- a CDS encoding methyl-accepting chemotaxis protein — its product is MKKMTINLRFTLINLFFTLLALVIGYLILNSYKNSLEDNVYEDVVKDLQNLNDIRVGAKLDVGISNAISIVNDSNIQDALLYQDRKLAINSIESLSKNMKESTPFKNIRIHLHTRDNHSFLRSWNIDSFGDDLSSFRASVVEVNKNKKAINGFEIGNAGLELRAVVPVFKGSTHVGSIEFMQGLNSIAKDFKDDNRAYILLMDTKLATANYDKDKLLNGYLISQNFVDEAFLKDAKGIDFKKLFKDNYLVSKNYFYTYKEIVDFQGKKLGITLLAEPIKHVEHAIEQASKIVYVALIILVLALIGTMIASLISMKRSIIKPITNLKKSIESIKNNSKNATRIEIDSEDEIGEVVNSFNSYLDSIEEGIRKDQIVIDETKNIIEKVNAGLYNDSVKGKANSSRVNSLVSEINEMIGKTQSNLTQVSDALVALSHAKFDYKVPDIKNTTGIIASLLSGIRVTQSSINEIMCLIDKSTIELTQSSSELEKASKVLSESSNIQAASLEETAAAIEEISATITRSSQNATNMAKQATNVTESTNQGLALAEQTAISMDEINKEVSEINEAISVIDNIAFQTNILSLNAAVEAATAGEAGKGFAVVAQEVRNLANRSAEAANEIKLIVEKATLKAREGKNTTNRMIDGFNELHESINITIGLIEDVSTASKEQQQAMEQITSTVNSLDQATQKNASLASNISEMAIQTSKLALNLNETIHQTSFDKEAYKRICDTSMIIDINKLKSDHIVFKNNNFAACKEGHVCTVTNSKECNLGKWIFANSNKSFAKTPEWEKLNKAHDLVHSLVQETIVLYSKSKPNSEIFKVTNEIEENTQIVFEMLNKVREINCNN
- a CDS encoding response regulator gives rise to the protein MKKVLRKNINAKALFISDDKSIESEFQNEFKELIILNNKLFSSLNDIENSDIIILDFDLKKDFINEIMELIAKKLAFVPIIAIGSKQSEEVLERAINLKAYTFLAKPYIKSQLGLSILMCLNQTQRSDKFKLSEGIYYDKYKDQFFDKSNTMIEFTRLEKGFLKLLIDRLDEMTDYDMIQEEVWKGKKMSIFTMRNIVNKIRIKTYYDIIKNHSGRGYTIDLSNYSK